Proteins encoded in a region of the Piliocolobus tephrosceles isolate RC106 chromosome 18, ASM277652v3, whole genome shotgun sequence genome:
- the LRRC30 gene encoding leucine-rich repeat-containing protein 30 — protein sequence MGARQSRASSKDKGPRRILFPGRRQKFSPWDDALLSGRDPRSLLKRGMHHVSFSLVTRGMTDIPDFLWGLSEVQKLNLSHNQLRVLPPEVGKLTRIVVLNLCGNRLKSLPGEVSLLQCLRVLFVNMNCLTEVPAELSLCRKLEVLSLSHNCLAQLPACFADLSRLRKLNLSHNVFAHIPMCVFSLKELIFLHVGSNRLENIAESIQHLTSLQIFIAEGNNIHSFPRSLCLVTSLELLNLNNNDIQTLPGELHLLCRLVRIAWNPMDKGLHISHNPLSKPLPELVEGGLEMLFGYLKDKKHT from the coding sequence ATGGGGGCCAGGCAGTCAAGGGCCAGCTCCAAGGATAAGGGCCCCAGGAGGATACTATTCCCGGGGAGGAGACAGAAGTTTTCTCCGTGGGACGATGCCCTGCTCTCGGGAAGGGACCCGCGGTCTCTGCTGAAGCGGGGCATGCACCACGTCAGCTTCAGCCTGGTCACCAGAGGAATGACAGACATCCCCGACTTTCTGTGGGGTTTGTCCGAGGTCCAGAAACTCAATCTGTCTCACAACCAGCTCCGGGTTCTCCCTCCCGAGGTGGGGAAACTGACCCGGATCGTGGTCCTGAACTTGTGCGGGAACCGCCTGAAGAGCCTGCCCGGAGAAGTGAGCCTCCTGCAGTGCCTCAGGGTCCTGTTTGTCAACATGAACTGCCTGACCGAGGTGCCGGCCGAGCTGAGCTTGTGCCGAAAGCTGGAGGTCCTGAGCTTGTCGCACAACTGCCTGGCCCAGCTCCCTGCGTGCTTCGCTGACCTCTCCAGACTGAGGAAGCTGAACCTCAGCCACAACGTCTTCGCGCACATCCCCATGTGTGTGTTCTCCCTGAAGGAACTGATTTTCTTGCACGTGGGCTCGAATCGCCTGGAAAACATCGCTGAGAGCATCCAGCACCTGACCAGCCTTCAGATCTTCATCGCAGAGGGCAACAACATCCACTCCTTCCCGAGGTCGCTTTGCCTGGTCACCAGCCTGGAGCTGCTGAACCTCAACAACAACGACATCCAGACCCTCCCGGGCGAACTCCACCTGCTGTGTAGACTGGTGAGGATCGCCTGGAATCCCATGGACAAAGGGCTCCACATTTCCCACAACCCTTTATCCAAGCCTCTGCCGGAGCTTGTGGAGGGGGGCCTGGAGATGCTCTTTGGCTACCTGAAGGACAAAAAACACACATGA